Proteins from a genomic interval of Sporolactobacillus sp. Y61:
- a CDS encoding alpha/beta hydrolase, giving the protein MGLRFTEDQDKLRKPEKRKWFMKKGIILSSVILSSTAAFLKVAGDAVGKHFYKLAIERNDKTELLDHLSQKIPVDELPQLIKERLEVIKASKDKFVETYPPQDVFIQSEDNLKLHGYLFLPHPDSHRWAILVHGYMNEGSGMFYYAPDFSQHGFNILSPDLRGSGKSEGDYVGMGWVDRKDILRWINKLIQRDPAAKIVIHGVSMGGATAMMTAGENLPDNVTAIIEDCGYTSVADEFAYELKNLFNLPSFPVMQLADRAVRSQAGFSIYEASSVEQLKKARVPILFIHGSDDTYVPTEMVHKVYDAAPVEKELLIVDKAPHASSAIVAPEEYFMKIFNFIDRHMDQKRPVQSQLKKSVSG; this is encoded by the coding sequence TTGGGATTGAGGTTTACGGAGGATCAGGATAAATTGCGGAAACCCGAAAAAAGAAAATGGTTTATGAAAAAGGGGATCATTCTTTCATCGGTGATTCTATCCAGCACAGCTGCTTTTCTGAAAGTAGCGGGGGACGCAGTAGGCAAACATTTCTATAAACTTGCTATCGAACGGAATGATAAAACGGAGCTCCTCGATCATTTAAGTCAGAAGATTCCCGTAGATGAACTGCCTCAGTTGATCAAAGAAAGGCTGGAGGTGATAAAAGCCTCGAAAGATAAGTTTGTTGAAACTTATCCGCCTCAGGATGTCTTTATCCAATCGGAAGATAACCTGAAGTTGCATGGCTATTTGTTCCTGCCGCATCCGGACAGTCATCGATGGGCCATCCTGGTTCACGGCTACATGAATGAAGGCAGCGGTATGTTTTATTATGCACCGGATTTTTCTCAGCACGGGTTTAATATTCTCAGCCCGGATCTGCGTGGTTCCGGAAAGAGTGAAGGGGATTACGTTGGCATGGGCTGGGTGGATCGTAAAGACATCCTGAGATGGATCAATAAACTGATTCAGCGTGATCCGGCTGCGAAAATTGTTATTCATGGTGTATCCATGGGCGGAGCAACGGCGATGATGACCGCCGGAGAAAATCTTCCGGACAACGTCACTGCGATTATCGAGGACTGTGGTTACACTTCTGTTGCAGATGAATTCGCCTACGAACTGAAAAACCTGTTTAATCTTCCCAGCTTCCCTGTTATGCAGCTGGCTGACCGGGCAGTCAGATCGCAGGCAGGATTCAGCATTTATGAAGCGTCTTCAGTCGAACAACTAAAGAAGGCAAGAGTGCCCATCCTGTTTATTCACGGGTCTGATGACACCTATGTTCCCACAGAGATGGTTCATAAAGTCTATGATGCCGCTCCGGTTGAAAAGGAACTTCTGATTGTGGATAAAGCACCACATGCCTCATCAGCCATTGTTGCACCAGAAGAATACTTTATGAAAATATTTAACTTTATTGACAGACATATGGATCAAAAACGGCCTGTTCAGAGTCAGCTAAAAAAGTCTGTATCAGGCTGA
- a CDS encoding aldo/keto reductase codes for MSSDIPTITLNDGLTLPAIGFGTYKLNGADGVQKILSAIDTGYRLLDSAFNYENEGTVGEAVRRSSVPREELRITSKLPGRHHKYQEALQTIQESLFRAGLDYYDLYLIHWPNPSKDQYVEAWQALIDAKKWGLIRSIGVSNFLPEHLQRLISETGVTPSVNQVELHPYFNQEKQRAWDKENGIVTESWSPLGRANHLLQDKTLKKIAADHDISIAQVILRWHVQLGALPLPKSSSPARQLENLSLFNFSLTDDEMKIISSLSRPDGRTFGQDPAKYEEF; via the coding sequence ATGAGTTCTGATATTCCGACTATCACGTTAAACGATGGATTGACACTGCCGGCGATAGGATTTGGTACATATAAACTGAATGGCGCAGATGGCGTACAAAAGATTCTAAGTGCAATTGATACAGGATACCGATTGCTTGATTCGGCTTTTAACTACGAGAATGAGGGCACGGTTGGCGAAGCAGTACGTCGCAGCTCAGTTCCCCGGGAAGAACTGCGTATTACATCAAAGTTACCTGGAAGGCATCATAAATATCAGGAGGCCCTTCAGACCATTCAGGAGTCGCTGTTCCGTGCCGGCCTCGATTATTACGATCTGTATCTGATCCACTGGCCGAATCCGAGTAAAGATCAGTATGTGGAAGCCTGGCAGGCACTTATTGATGCGAAAAAATGGGGACTGATCCGTTCGATTGGCGTCTCCAATTTCCTGCCGGAACATCTGCAGCGGCTTATCAGTGAGACGGGGGTGACCCCGAGTGTGAACCAGGTAGAACTTCACCCTTATTTTAATCAGGAAAAACAAAGGGCATGGGATAAGGAAAACGGTATTGTTACTGAGTCATGGAGCCCGCTGGGGCGTGCAAATCATCTTCTGCAGGATAAGACATTAAAAAAGATTGCTGCCGATCACGACATCTCGATTGCGCAGGTGATTCTTCGCTGGCATGTGCAGCTGGGTGCTCTACCGCTTCCAAAGTCTTCTTCCCCTGCTCGACAGCTGGAGAATCTGTCACTCTTCAATTTTTCATTAACTGATGATGAAATGAAGATCATTTCATCACTGAGCCGTCCTGACGGGCGTACGTTTGGTCAGGATCCGGCGAAATATGAAGAGTTCTAA
- a CDS encoding NlpC/P60 family protein — protein MKKSILPIALAGGVIVAGSLPAHRALADHPVTIARKHLNTSYQWGENDCSGFTKKVFARFGIRLPHHSALQARYGVPVAKKNLRSGDLVFFNTSGHGISHVGIYIDGGRMISSENERTGVQETQIFGDGAAKYWEPRFVTGRRLQISSHGRNARSQKQIPGKEFHNEGVKSAHPESKKKSTYLVQKGDTLSEISLRTGVTVAQIRRINQLQSDLIHSGQILHLKREHERSYEQKLAKLVWLFDVSDKQISARGQLEAGGKKMDSGEENHLLWTILEKQGLSGMKFRRLKRDDSVSLLPDLKLRVQ, from the coding sequence ATGAAAAAATCAATCCTGCCAATTGCACTGGCAGGCGGTGTCATTGTTGCCGGATCGTTGCCGGCTCATCGGGCGCTGGCTGATCATCCTGTCACTATAGCGCGCAAGCACCTGAATACATCTTACCAGTGGGGAGAGAATGATTGTTCCGGGTTTACCAAAAAAGTTTTTGCTCGTTTCGGCATTCGCTTACCACATCATTCCGCGCTCCAGGCCCGCTATGGAGTACCAGTCGCAAAGAAAAATCTGCGCTCCGGTGATCTGGTCTTCTTTAATACTTCTGGTCACGGCATCTCACACGTTGGCATTTATATCGATGGCGGTCGAATGATCAGTTCGGAAAACGAACGCACAGGTGTTCAGGAAACACAGATTTTCGGAGACGGGGCGGCAAAATACTGGGAACCCAGATTCGTTACCGGCCGGCGTCTGCAAATAAGCTCTCATGGCCGGAACGCCCGTTCACAAAAACAGATACCCGGCAAGGAATTCCATAATGAAGGGGTGAAGTCCGCACACCCAGAAAGCAAGAAAAAATCAACTTATCTTGTACAGAAAGGTGACACGCTTTCAGAAATTTCACTTCGCACGGGTGTTACGGTTGCTCAGATCAGAAGAATTAACCAGCTCCAATCGGATCTCATTCATTCAGGGCAGATTCTTCACCTTAAGAGGGAGCATGAGCGAAGTTACGAGCAAAAGCTGGCAAAGCTCGTCTGGCTGTTTGATGTATCTGATAAACAGATATCTGCGAGGGGACAGCTGGAAGCAGGAGGGAAGAAGATGGACTCTGGTGAAGAGAACCATTTACTCTGGACCATTCTGGAGAAACAGGGTCTGTCCGGGATGAAGTTCCGGAGGTTAAAACGTGATGATTCAGTGAGCCTGCTTCCTGATCTGAAATTAAGGGTACAATGA
- a CDS encoding zinc-dependent alcohol dehydrogenase family protein: MKALVLTGTRQMKKQEISDKPVTSNEVKVKVMACGICGTDKHLFQGLPGSAQADPPIVLGHENSGIVTAIGPEVKSDFKPGDRVTIDPNIPCGYCDFCHEDKPQLCENNEAIGVTRNGGMAEYVYVPETNVYKIPDNLSFGAAAMAEPVSCAVHGLRSLDIRPSQSVLVIGDGFMGQVFLELLAKRGLKKVDVSGHNPKKVNLLKTLGADVVFNPEETRHDEKYDVIIECVGLPVTQEQAIQSARRGGQILMFGVAGPNDTISLNAYDVYFNELTIKGAFINPYAMRDAIRILSDKTVDAERLITHRLKLDDVPDVLAGNINEKITKAIILMDRNA, encoded by the coding sequence ATGAAAGCCCTTGTTTTAACTGGAACGAGACAAATGAAAAAACAGGAGATCTCTGATAAGCCTGTAACAAGCAATGAAGTCAAAGTAAAAGTTATGGCATGCGGTATATGCGGAACAGACAAGCACCTGTTCCAGGGATTGCCTGGATCTGCTCAGGCTGATCCTCCGATTGTCCTCGGACACGAAAATTCCGGCATTGTGACGGCAATCGGACCGGAAGTAAAGAGTGATTTCAAACCCGGTGACCGGGTAACCATCGACCCCAATATTCCCTGCGGGTACTGCGACTTTTGTCATGAAGATAAGCCACAGCTATGTGAAAATAATGAAGCGATTGGTGTCACAAGAAATGGCGGAATGGCAGAATATGTTTATGTACCGGAAACAAATGTTTATAAAATTCCGGATAATCTCAGTTTTGGGGCTGCTGCCATGGCGGAGCCGGTGAGCTGCGCGGTACATGGCCTTCGTTCACTTGATATTCGACCCAGTCAGTCAGTACTGGTCATTGGTGACGGATTTATGGGACAGGTTTTTCTTGAACTTCTGGCAAAGCGCGGGTTGAAGAAAGTGGACGTCAGCGGGCACAATCCGAAGAAAGTTAACCTCCTGAAAACACTTGGGGCGGATGTGGTTTTCAATCCTGAGGAAACCAGGCACGATGAGAAATATGATGTAATCATCGAATGCGTTGGCCTTCCTGTTACTCAGGAGCAGGCGATTCAGTCTGCACGACGCGGCGGTCAGATTCTGATGTTCGGCGTTGCAGGCCCGAATGACACCATTTCACTCAATGCCTATGATGTTTATTTCAACGAGCTGACCATTAAGGGAGCTTTTATCAACCCCTATGCGATGCGTGACGCGATCCGGATTCTCTCGGATAAGACGGTTGATGCCGAGCGGCTGATTACTCACAGGCTGAAGCTTGATGATGTACCAGATGTACTGGCCGGAAACATTAATGAAAAGATCACTAAGGCGATCATTTTGATGGATCGTAACGCCTGA
- a CDS encoding membrane protein: MSESLENKHHWLEIFLKSIFSFVGVAILALGATLCKVGNIGLDPFTAVNIGISHKLNMSLGLYQLIANAFIMIFVILLDRKKIGIGTVINMVGAGFMIDWFSGLYSSIFHFEPSMLTSVVNGILGLLLFTLGTSLYMSTNLGVAPYDALAPIASTRLHIKYRFCRVAQDIGFMVAALFFGGPIGLATIIISFFAGPLITFWDKSLSDRLISGLVEFSKQPSGKSIGHGVTGAGRFTYGIVKKSYNQTLEIQEKLSQYTDLQLQLKQEQARQDFEDARKLVINSRKMYGMLKREEERRAKDDNSDGD, translated from the coding sequence ATGTCGGAGAGCTTGGAGAACAAGCATCACTGGTTGGAAATTTTTTTAAAATCGATTTTTTCATTCGTCGGAGTTGCTATCCTGGCACTTGGCGCAACTCTATGCAAAGTGGGCAATATCGGCCTTGACCCTTTTACTGCTGTAAATATAGGTATTTCACATAAACTGAACATGAGTTTGGGATTGTATCAGCTGATTGCAAACGCCTTTATCATGATCTTCGTGATTTTACTGGATCGTAAGAAGATTGGTATCGGTACGGTAATTAACATGGTGGGAGCGGGATTCATGATCGACTGGTTTTCCGGATTATACAGTTCCATCTTTCATTTTGAGCCTTCCATGCTGACAAGTGTTGTGAACGGAATTCTCGGTCTGCTTTTATTCACTCTGGGTACGTCCCTGTATATGAGCACGAATCTCGGAGTTGCCCCTTATGACGCTCTCGCCCCAATTGCTTCAACCCGTCTTCATATCAAGTATCGTTTCTGCCGTGTTGCTCAGGATATCGGATTTATGGTGGCAGCACTGTTTTTCGGAGGCCCGATTGGTCTTGCCACGATTATTATTTCATTCTTTGCCGGTCCGCTGATCACTTTCTGGGATAAATCTCTCAGCGATCGTCTGATATCAGGACTAGTCGAATTCAGTAAACAGCCATCTGGCAAGTCCATTGGTCACGGGGTCACCGGGGCAGGGAGATTCACGTATGGTATTGTCAAAAAAAGTTATAATCAGACGCTTGAGATTCAGGAAAAACTGTCCCAGTATACGGATCTCCAATTGCAGCTGAAGCAGGAACAGGCACGACAGGATTTCGAAGATGCCAGGAAACTGGTCATCAATTCCCGAAAAATGTATGGGATGCTTAAAAGAGAAGAGGAAAGACGCGCGAAGGACGATAACTCAGACGGTGACTAA
- a CDS encoding sugar porter family MFS transporter has product MKDKSRSSNAFLRFITIVSTFGGLLFGYDTGVINGALPYMSQKDQLNLSPLLTGLVTSSLLLGAAFGALSGGRLADRFGRRKTIMGLAVLFFITTLGCTFSPDATWMIIFRVLLGLAVGGASVTVPAYLAEMSPANRRGRIVTQNELMIVTGQLLAFTVNAILGNVGGEHAHIWRYMLVVATLPAVILWFGMLIVPESPRWLTSKGKVADALRVLHQIREKQYARSELNEIRASLHAASEDKKVTSKDFLVPWIRRLLLIGIGIGVVQQITGVNSIMYYGTEILKDAGFGTEAALIGNIANGVISVLATFVGIWLLGRVGRRPMLLTGVIGTTSVLFLIGIFVFLLQGTSVLPYIVLTLTVTFLAFQQGAVSPVTWLMLSEIFPLRLRGAAMGISVFCSWITNFFVGFSFPILLHAIGLSLTFFVFVIFGVCAITFVKICLPETSGHSLEQLEFQFRHHHPESKKAASSGISHDV; this is encoded by the coding sequence ATGAAGGATAAATCACGATCCTCAAATGCTTTTCTCCGTTTTATTACCATTGTCTCCACATTTGGCGGGCTGCTGTTTGGTTATGACACCGGTGTGATAAATGGTGCACTGCCATATATGTCACAAAAGGACCAGCTGAATCTCAGCCCGCTGCTGACCGGTCTTGTTACAAGTTCACTTCTTCTTGGAGCAGCATTCGGCGCACTGTCCGGCGGCAGGCTGGCTGACCGGTTTGGCCGACGTAAAACGATAATGGGTCTTGCCGTTCTTTTTTTTATCACAACACTGGGATGTACCTTTTCACCGGATGCCACATGGATGATCATATTCCGCGTCCTGCTTGGACTCGCTGTCGGAGGAGCGTCTGTAACTGTACCTGCATATCTTGCGGAAATGTCTCCTGCAAACCGGCGGGGAAGAATAGTCACTCAGAATGAATTAATGATCGTGACCGGACAGCTGCTCGCTTTTACAGTTAACGCCATTCTTGGGAATGTGGGCGGAGAGCATGCACACATCTGGCGTTATATGCTTGTGGTCGCGACACTTCCTGCTGTGATTCTCTGGTTCGGCATGCTGATCGTTCCGGAAAGCCCGCGTTGGCTTACGTCAAAGGGAAAGGTTGCAGATGCGCTGCGCGTATTGCATCAAATCCGTGAAAAACAGTATGCCAGGTCCGAACTGAATGAAATTCGTGCTTCACTGCATGCGGCCTCAGAAGATAAAAAAGTCACCTCAAAAGACTTCCTGGTTCCCTGGATCCGCCGTCTGCTTCTGATCGGAATCGGAATCGGAGTTGTTCAGCAAATCACAGGAGTCAATTCAATTATGTATTATGGAACGGAAATTCTTAAAGACGCGGGTTTCGGTACAGAAGCGGCGTTAATCGGCAATATAGCAAATGGAGTGATTTCGGTTCTCGCCACTTTTGTCGGTATCTGGCTGCTCGGCCGGGTCGGACGCCGGCCCATGCTTCTGACCGGGGTGATCGGGACAACGTCTGTTCTTTTCCTGATCGGCATCTTTGTGTTTTTACTTCAGGGCACATCCGTATTGCCTTATATAGTGTTGACACTCACTGTAACCTTTCTGGCTTTCCAGCAGGGCGCTGTGTCACCGGTTACCTGGCTGATGCTGTCGGAGATCTTTCCGCTCCGGCTCCGGGGAGCTGCAATGGGTATCAGCGTGTTCTGCAGCTGGATCACTAACTTTTTTGTTGGATTCAGTTTCCCAATTTTGCTTCATGCCATTGGCTTGTCTCTCACTTTCTTTGTCTTTGTCATCTTTGGAGTTTGCGCTATCACGTTTGTCAAAATATGTCTTCCGGAAACGAGCGGACATTCACTTGAACAACTTGAATTCCAGTTTCGACATCATCATCCTGAGTCGAAAAAAGCAGCATCGTCGGGTATATCCCATGATGTGTAA
- a CDS encoding methyltransferase domain-containing protein: MQNRNQVIAKRYNRVSGIYNLMDHMIKTDWRRELVSHVHGCVLEAGAGTGLNLPFYPKDAQVTGIDFSCGMLKQAEKKLNTLDNRERFQLKKMDIQQMDFPDNSFDYVVSTCVFCSVPDPVRGLREIGRVLKPGGRLLMLEHMRSEKPGVGKLMDLLNPLTVRLWGANINRRTLLNIRRAGLTIEENVNLWGTIMRKIIVRHE; this comes from the coding sequence ATGCAAAACAGGAATCAAGTCATTGCAAAAAGATACAACCGTGTATCGGGAATCTATAATTTGATGGATCATATGATCAAAACGGACTGGCGTCGAGAGCTGGTCAGCCACGTCCACGGCTGTGTCCTTGAAGCAGGTGCAGGGACTGGCCTGAACCTCCCCTTCTATCCGAAGGACGCCCAGGTCACGGGTATTGATTTCAGTTGTGGCATGCTGAAGCAGGCAGAAAAGAAGCTGAACACTTTGGACAACAGGGAACGCTTTCAATTGAAAAAAATGGATATTCAGCAGATGGACTTCCCTGATAACAGTTTTGATTATGTTGTATCAACCTGTGTTTTCTGTTCGGTACCGGATCCGGTCCGTGGCCTGCGCGAGATTGGCCGGGTTTTGAAACCCGGCGGCAGGCTGCTGATGCTGGAACATATGCGCAGTGAAAAACCAGGTGTCGGTAAGCTCATGGATCTCCTGAACCCGCTTACCGTTCGACTCTGGGGGGCGAACATCAATCGCCGGACACTGCTCAATATCCGGCGGGCAGGGCTGACGATTGAAGAAAATGTCAATCTTTGGGGAACTATTATGCGAAAAATCATTGTTCGACATGAATAA
- a CDS encoding SOS response-associated peptidase: MCGRYTLIAPFVMIITRFNAVKHIQKTEYAPNYNVAPGQQVLAVINDGKDNRLGYLRWGLIPPWAKDEKMGYRLINARAETVAGKPSFRRAFQQKRCLIVADSFYEWKHLENHEKTKTPVRIRMKSGELFAMAGLWETWLSHEGNKIHSCTIITTKANELMAPIHDRMPVILRKEEEQSWIDPSNRDTQALSHLLRPFQSEQLEAYEVSKDMNSTKNNGPELIEPISRPGFS; the protein is encoded by the coding sequence ATGTGCGGGCGCTATACGCTTATTGCTCCTTTTGTTATGATTATCACACGTTTCAATGCAGTAAAGCATATACAGAAGACAGAGTATGCACCGAATTATAATGTGGCACCGGGCCAGCAGGTTCTTGCTGTTATCAATGACGGGAAAGACAACCGGCTCGGCTATCTTCGTTGGGGGCTGATTCCACCCTGGGCAAAAGATGAAAAAATGGGCTACCGGTTAATTAATGCCCGTGCTGAAACAGTTGCCGGGAAACCGAGCTTTCGCCGTGCCTTTCAGCAGAAACGGTGTCTGATTGTCGCTGACAGTTTCTATGAATGGAAACATCTTGAGAACCATGAAAAGACAAAAACGCCGGTGCGGATCCGGATGAAATCCGGAGAACTGTTTGCCATGGCCGGTCTCTGGGAAACCTGGCTTTCTCATGAAGGAAACAAGATACATTCCTGTACCATTATTACAACAAAGGCGAACGAACTGATGGCACCTATCCACGACAGAATGCCGGTGATTCTCAGAAAAGAAGAAGAACAGTCATGGATCGATCCGTCGAACCGGGATACACAGGCACTGAGTCACCTGCTCCGTCCTTTTCAGTCGGAACAGCTTGAAGCTTATGAAGTATCGAAAGACATGAACTCAACAAAAAATAACGGGCCGGAGCTGATCGAGCCAATCTCACGACCGGGATTCAGTTGA
- a CDS encoding AraC family transcriptional regulator: protein MKQSSIDPEIVQRFLSRKIHHQREYFMHPPYVIEKRLFNSIIAANCESAVTCLDKINTLERAVLAEEPVRSLKNSLICSCTLMTRAAIEGGMPPEVAFNLSDAYIQEIERKEKMTDLSLLEYTMLEGFIRKLKEARRSSRHYSHAVHLAIEYIQENSLQDFSLENLASHVYLNPAYLSHLFKKEVGTSITDFINRVKTRESVYFLLHTNNSISEVALLFHFCNQSYYTTVFKKYFGMTPSQFRKQRGEEGRQKTDLDDFSLI from the coding sequence ATGAAGCAATCATCCATTGATCCGGAGATCGTACAACGGTTCCTGTCTCGAAAAATTCACCATCAACGTGAATATTTCATGCATCCGCCTTATGTTATAGAGAAGCGGCTTTTCAATTCAATAATTGCTGCTAATTGTGAAAGCGCTGTCACCTGTCTTGATAAAATTAACACGCTTGAGCGTGCTGTCCTTGCCGAGGAACCTGTCCGCTCACTGAAAAACTCACTGATCTGTTCCTGTACACTGATGACTCGTGCGGCTATTGAAGGCGGTATGCCGCCGGAAGTCGCCTTTAATTTGAGCGATGCTTATATTCAGGAGATTGAACGGAAAGAAAAAATGACTGATCTCTCTCTCCTTGAATATACCATGCTCGAAGGCTTTATCAGAAAGTTAAAAGAAGCTCGGAGATCGTCCCGCCATTACAGTCATGCGGTACACCTTGCTATTGAATATATTCAGGAAAATAGTCTCCAGGACTTCTCACTGGAGAATCTGGCCAGCCATGTTTACCTTAATCCTGCTTACCTGTCACATTTGTTTAAAAAAGAAGTTGGGACCTCAATAACCGATTTTATAAACCGTGTGAAAACACGGGAATCCGTCTATTTTCTCCTGCACACGAACAACAGTATATCTGAAGTTGCTCTGTTGTTTCATTTCTGTAACCAGAGTTATTACACGACCGTCTTCAAGAAATACTTCGGGATGACGCCTTCGCAATTTCGCAAGCAGCGGGGCGAAGAGGGGCGGCAGAAAACAGATCTGGATGATTTTTCATTGATTTGA
- a CDS encoding extracellular solute-binding protein, with the protein MLKKVITIMTALTLLTGILAACGNEGSGSSDSQPSKKITLTFAAQSDNTPATKEVIKAFNKQSDKYKVKWVQMTNDSAQMHDQLLTSLSSGSDEYDMISMDVVWAGEFAGAGYLEPIDKLMVKAGLNKDDFNAGSMTSGNYEGKQYTLPFFPDVGLLYFRKDIVSKEDAAKLENGDYTYGDLGKLADKYAGKGGTKNGFVYQSKQYEGLTVNLTEFSNSYKDIKGGLQTMYGFTKAASAPGDLLNYMEAETATSFVQGNTVFARNWPFQYGTVKAQDEGVNIQLDQVGIAPLPNGGTVGGWLLGLNKKSEHLDGAWEFVQFVAGEEGQKIMTTEGGYLPGYNALLKDDTVLKSNELLAMPGFRKALSNTIARPVTADYNKLSDAIQIAAHKYLSSGKDIDGAVQTIQDALDQ; encoded by the coding sequence ATGCTGAAAAAGGTCATCACTATTATGACAGCGCTTACACTATTGACCGGAATTTTGGCTGCCTGCGGAAATGAGGGTTCCGGGTCAAGTGATTCACAGCCCTCTAAGAAAATCACACTTACATTTGCAGCGCAAAGTGATAATACTCCGGCAACAAAGGAAGTCATTAAGGCTTTTAATAAACAATCTGATAAATACAAAGTGAAATGGGTGCAGATGACCAATGATTCGGCTCAGATGCATGATCAGTTGCTCACTTCGCTCTCCAGTGGTTCTGATGAGTATGACATGATCTCCATGGATGTTGTCTGGGCAGGAGAATTCGCAGGTGCCGGCTATCTGGAACCTATTGATAAATTAATGGTCAAAGCCGGTCTGAACAAGGATGATTTTAATGCCGGTTCGATGACTTCAGGCAATTATGAAGGGAAACAGTACACACTTCCCTTCTTCCCCGATGTCGGGCTCCTCTATTTCAGAAAAGACATTGTCAGTAAAGAAGATGCAGCAAAGCTTGAAAACGGTGACTATACCTACGGGGATCTCGGAAAACTTGCTGACAAATACGCGGGTAAAGGCGGAACGAAGAACGGGTTCGTTTATCAATCAAAACAATACGAAGGCCTGACCGTAAACCTGACCGAATTTTCCAATTCCTATAAAGATATTAAGGGCGGGCTTCAGACCATGTATGGCTTCACAAAGGCTGCTTCGGCACCAGGAGATCTGTTGAATTACATGGAAGCCGAGACGGCGACAAGTTTCGTTCAGGGCAATACTGTTTTTGCCCGCAACTGGCCATTTCAGTATGGTACCGTAAAAGCACAGGATGAAGGTGTCAATATCCAGCTGGATCAGGTTGGTATTGCCCCTCTTCCGAACGGAGGGACTGTCGGCGGATGGCTGCTGGGCTTGAACAAGAAGTCAGAACATCTTGATGGCGCGTGGGAATTTGTTCAATTCGTTGCCGGTGAGGAAGGCCAGAAGATCATGACAACTGAGGGCGGATACCTGCCGGGTTATAATGCTTTGCTGAAAGACGACACCGTTCTGAAAAGTAACGAACTGCTGGCTATGCCTGGATTCCGGAAAGCCCTGTCCAATACCATTGCCCGCCCAGTTACAGCTGATTATAATAAACTGTCTGATGCCATACAGATCGCTGCCCATAAATATCTGAGCAGCGGTAAGGATATTGACGGAGCAGTGCAGACGATTCAGGATGCGCTTGATCAGTAA